The following coding sequences are from one Anopheles bellator chromosome X, idAnoBellAS_SP24_06.2, whole genome shotgun sequence window:
- the LOC131213621 gene encoding uncharacterized protein LOC131213621, whose amino-acid sequence MLARLGYGFAALAGYLLLALTTSTWLPLHHHGCEASPVLLDKLFGFAAYQPSYSGGGYGGNQYYGGYYGTGGGEGGYAGVQRPATAASTSHKRQAKGRNYKDICRVVNPAPYASPGRAPYPAAPFCPY is encoded by the coding sequence atgttGGCCCGGCTCGGATATGGCTTCGCTGCGCTAGCGGGGTACCTCCTCCTGGCACTGACCACCTCCACCTGGCTGCcgctccaccaccacggaTGCGAGGCTTCGCCCGTGCTACTCGACAAACTGTTCGGCTTCGCTGCGTACCAACCGAGCTACTCCGGTGGCGGGTACGGCGGTAACCAGTACTACGGAGGTTACtacggaaccggtggcggcgaaggcGGTTATGCGGGAGTCCAACGCCCCGCCACGGCGGCCAGCACATCGCACAAGCGCCAGGCGAAGGGCCGTAACTACAAGGACATCTGCCGGGTGGTGAACCCGGCACCGTACGCCTCACCCGGCCGGGCGCCCTACCCGGCGGCCCCATTCTGCCCCTACTAG